Proteins co-encoded in one Malus sylvestris chromosome 7, drMalSylv7.2, whole genome shotgun sequence genomic window:
- the LOC126628552 gene encoding uncharacterized protein LOC126628552 — protein MLSSTCSSLDRLLIKKKKKRIVPEYINFGLRNCQCQYCSALFWSTEQRVTNASSGSTPQFTACCMSQKVTFPRIKPTPAYLDHLLNPKNSPSCLTFKTNVRSYNSMMAVTSMGAKVDALINKGRGPYVFKINGQVHHLMGSLLPTEGETPKFAQLYIHDTQNEVSNRISCFGGSKIVETHDQDVVHGLIKMLDEHNEVVQLFRIARDKIDEGSTTHLRLRLYGAQGNHDAQYNLPVCDGIGGLIVGDIGEFHTERDITVEHRTEGLQ, from the exons ATGTTATCCTCAACCTGCTCATCACTGGACAGGCTacttatcaaaaaaaaaaaaaaaa GGATTGTTCCagaatatattaattttggctTAAGAAACTGCCAATGTCAATATTGCAGTGCCCTCTTTTGGTCTACAGAACAAAGGGTAACGAACGCTTCATCTGGTTCTACCCCCCAGTTTACTGCGTGTTGCATGAGTCAAAAAGTTACATTCCCACGCATTAAACCCACCCCTGCTTATTTAGATCATTTGTTGAATCCCAAAAATTCTCCAAGCTGCTTGACATTTAAAACAAATGTCAGATCATATAATTCAATGATGGCGGTTACTTCAATGGGAGCCAAAGTCGATGCATTGATCAACAAGGGTCGGGGTCCTTATGTTTTTAAGATTAATGGTCAAGTGCATCATTTAATGGGTTCTTTGTTGCCTACAGAGGGCGAAACTCCTAAATTTGCACAATTGTACATTCATGATACTCAAAATGAAGTCAGCAATCGTATTAGTTGCTTTGGTGGATCAAAAATCGTTGAAACACACGATCAAGATGTTGTTCATGGCCTCATTAAAATGTTGGATGAACATAATGAGGTTGTTCAACTTTTTAGAATCGCCAGAGATAAGATTGATGAAGGGTCCACAACTCATTTACGTTTGCGTTTGTACGGTGCACAAGGTAACCATGATGCACAGTATAATTTACCGGTGTGTGATGGGATTGGTGGCTTGATAGTAGGGGATATTGGTGAATTTCACACTGAAAGAGATATCACTGTGGAACATAGGACGGAAGGCCTACAATGA